The DNA sequence CTCGGACTGGCCGGTGATGAAGGCCGCGGCCGAGGCGCTGGCCGAGTTCGGCGTGACCTACGAGGTCGGCGTGTACTCGGCGCACCGCACGCCGCAGCGGATGCTGGACTACGCCGCCACGGCCGCGTCGCGCGGTGTGCAGGTGATCATCGCCGGGGCGGGCGGCGCCGCCCACCTGCCGGGCATGGTGGCGTCCGCGACGCCGTTGCCGGTGATCGGCGTGCCGGTGCCGTTGAAGTACCTGGACGGGATGGACTCGCTGCTGTCGATCGTGCAGATGCCGGCGGGCGTGCCGGTGGCGACGGTGTCGGTGGGCGGCGCGCGCAACGCGGGGCTGCTGGCCGTGCGGATCCTGGCGGCGGCGGACGCGGAGCTGCGCAAGCGCATGGAGGCCTTCCAGGTGTCCCTCGCCGAGCTGGTGCTGGAGAAGGACGCGGCACTACGGGCTGTTGCCGACGGCACAGCGGCGAACTGAGTGAACGCGCGCTAACATCCGGGTAGGACGCCCTACCGGGAGGTAACTTAACGTGGACCCGAGCTTCGGTACCTACCAGCTCGCCGAGGAGCACGAGGCGCTGCGCGAGGCGGTGCGGTCGCTGGCCGACAAGGAGATCGCACCGCACGCGGCCGAGGTGGACGAGCAGGAGCGCTTCCCGGTCGAGGCGTTGAACGCGCTGGTCAAGTCCGGTTTCGCGGCCGTGCACGTGCCGGAGGCCTACGACGGCCAGGGTGCCGACTCGGTGGCCACGTGCATCGTCATCGAAGAGGTGGCGCGGGTCTGCGCGTCGTCGTCCCTCATCCCGGCGGTGAACAAGCTGGGCACGATGCCGATCCTGCTGTCGGCGTCGGAGTCGCTGAAGCAGCAGGTGCTGCCGTCCATCGCGTCGGGCGAGGCGATGGCGTCCTACGCGTTGTCGGAGCGCGAGGCCGGCTCGGACACCGCGTCGATGCGCACCCGTGCCCGCCTCGACGGCGACCACTGGGTGCTGAACGGCACCAAGTGCTGGATCACCAACGCGGGCGAGTCGACCTGGTACACGGTCATGGCCGTGACCGACCCGGACGCGCCGAAGAAGTCGCAGGGCATCTCCGCGTTCGTCGTGCACAAGGACGACCCGGGCTTCGTCGTGGGCTCGAAGGAGCGCAAGCTGGGCATCAAGGGCTCGCCCACGCGGGAGA is a window from the Saccharothrix saharensis genome containing:
- the purE gene encoding 5-(carboxyamino)imidazole ribonucleotide mutase is translated as MTQVGVIMGSDSDWPVMKAAAEALAEFGVTYEVGVYSAHRTPQRMLDYAATAASRGVQVIIAGAGGAAHLPGMVASATPLPVIGVPVPLKYLDGMDSLLSIVQMPAGVPVATVSVGGARNAGLLAVRILAAADAELRKRMEAFQVSLAELVLEKDAALRAVADGTAAN
- a CDS encoding acyl-CoA dehydrogenase; protein product: MDPSFGTYQLAEEHEALREAVRSLADKEIAPHAAEVDEQERFPVEALNALVKSGFAAVHVPEAYDGQGADSVATCIVIEEVARVCASSSLIPAVNKLGTMPILLSASESLKQQVLPSIASGEAMASYALSEREAGSDTASMRTRARLDGDHWVLNGTKCWITNAGESTWYTVMAVTDPDAPKKSQGISAFVVHKDDPGFVVGSKERKLGIKGSPTREIHFENCTIPADRIIGEPGTGLKTALRTLDHTRPTIGAQAVGIAQGALEAAVAYVKDRKQFGKSISEFQGVQFMLADMAMKIEAARHMVYVAAAKAERGEPNIGFITAAAKCFASDVAMEVTTDAVQLFGGAGYTRDFPVERMMRDAKITQIYEGTNQIQRVVMSRSLLNG